The following proteins come from a genomic window of Hyalangium minutum:
- a CDS encoding LysR substrate-binding domain-containing protein, whose translation MELRHLRYFSAVADTLHFGRAARRVHVSQPTLSQQIRQLEEELGTPLFERARTGVRLTQAGELFRTYASRALEDVDAGKVAVGALRGLATGALRVGYPPSMRGVVVPALAAVLRKHPGLALSAEEAVVRRVERRLADGKLDVGLAYAPARLPDLDAEPIFDSRLALVVGRGHPLADTETVGARQLADLPFALLSRGLRVRLRVDAYFAALRIAPHIALESNAVGTVLAIVRAGLAVTVLPEPRLADAERLLVKRLSPAPRSELAALLWRKGAPRTPAAELFAAEVRARAKEDGS comes from the coding sequence ATGGAGCTTCGCCACCTCCGCTACTTCTCCGCCGTCGCTGACACGCTGCACTTCGGCCGCGCAGCGCGGCGCGTCCACGTCTCACAGCCCACGCTGTCACAGCAGATCCGCCAGCTCGAGGAGGAGCTCGGCACCCCGCTCTTCGAGCGCGCCCGCACCGGCGTGCGGCTGACCCAGGCAGGCGAGCTGTTCCGCACCTATGCCTCACGGGCCCTGGAGGATGTGGACGCGGGCAAGGTCGCGGTGGGCGCCTTGCGAGGGCTCGCCACGGGAGCGCTGCGGGTAGGCTATCCGCCCAGCATGCGCGGTGTCGTGGTGCCCGCGCTCGCCGCCGTGCTGCGCAAGCACCCGGGACTCGCGCTGAGCGCCGAAGAGGCCGTGGTGCGGCGGGTGGAGCGGCGGCTCGCGGACGGCAAGCTCGACGTGGGCCTGGCCTATGCCCCCGCGCGATTGCCGGACCTCGACGCGGAGCCCATCTTCGACAGCCGGCTCGCGCTCGTTGTGGGGCGAGGACATCCGCTGGCGGACACGGAGACCGTGGGGGCCAGGCAGCTGGCAGACCTGCCGTTTGCCCTGCTCTCGCGTGGGCTGCGAGTACGATTGCGCGTGGATGCGTACTTCGCCGCCTTGCGAATCGCGCCACACATCGCGCTCGAGTCGAACGCCGTGGGCACCGTGCTCGCCATCGTGCGCGCGGGGCTCGCTGTCACCGTGCTCCCGGAGCCGCGCCTCGCGGACGCCGAGCGCTTGCTGGTGAAGCGGCTGTCACCGGCTCCACGCTCTGAGCTCGCGGCGCTCCTGTGGCGCAAGGGCGCACCGCGCACCCCCGCGGCCGAGCTGTTTGCCGCGGAGGTGCGCGCACGGGCGAAGGAGGATGGGAGCTGA
- a CDS encoding acetolactate synthase large subunit encodes MKASDLFVKALEAEGVRCVFGLPGEENLDMLESLRASGIRFVVTRHEQAAGFMAATSGRLTGRAGVCLATLGPGATNLVTAAAYAQLGAMPMVMLTGQKPIKASKQGHFQIVDVVGMMKPLTKSTRTLVSAEHIPSAVREAFRRAEEERPGATHLELPEDIARETIEAAPIAPSAHRRPVADEASIAMAVDAIASARRPLLMIGAGANRKLTSDMLRAFVSHVGMPFFSTQMGKGVVDETHPFWMGTAALSDGDFVHRAIEASDCIINVGHDVIEKPPFVMRDNRRKVVHLNFSSAGVDPVYFPQVEVTGDIANAVWRIAEGVGPRTHWDFAPFERIRSELYTQLGRGTEDERFPIHPVRLVSEVRRVMPEDGIVCLDNGMYKLWFARYYRCRKPNTLLLDNALATMGAGLPSAIAAKLVYPQRKVIAVCGDGGFMMNSQELETAVRLKLDLTVIVVRDDGYGMIRWKQSAMGLPDYGMTLGNPDFVRYAEAYGARGHRPTSASEFGSMLTRCLESGGVHVIDLPIDYSDNSRALGAGDEQGAAH; translated from the coding sequence ATGAAGGCGTCTGATCTGTTCGTGAAAGCGCTCGAAGCCGAGGGCGTGCGTTGTGTCTTCGGTCTCCCCGGTGAGGAGAACCTGGACATGCTCGAGTCGCTGCGAGCCTCGGGCATCCGCTTCGTGGTCACCCGGCACGAGCAGGCAGCGGGCTTCATGGCGGCCACCTCGGGACGGCTCACCGGACGTGCGGGCGTGTGTCTGGCGACGCTCGGGCCGGGGGCGACCAACCTCGTCACCGCCGCGGCGTATGCCCAGCTCGGTGCCATGCCCATGGTGATGCTGACCGGGCAGAAGCCCATCAAGGCCAGCAAGCAGGGCCACTTCCAGATCGTCGATGTCGTGGGAATGATGAAGCCGCTCACCAAGAGCACCCGCACGCTCGTCTCCGCGGAGCACATCCCCTCGGCGGTGCGCGAGGCCTTCCGCCGTGCCGAGGAAGAGCGCCCGGGTGCCACCCACCTGGAGCTGCCCGAGGACATCGCCCGTGAGACCATCGAGGCCGCGCCCATCGCGCCCAGTGCCCATCGCCGCCCCGTGGCGGATGAGGCCTCCATCGCCATGGCGGTCGACGCCATCGCGTCGGCCCGGCGGCCGCTGCTGATGATCGGCGCGGGGGCCAACCGGAAGTTGACCTCGGACATGCTCCGGGCCTTCGTCAGCCACGTGGGAATGCCTTTCTTCAGCACCCAGATGGGCAAGGGCGTGGTGGATGAGACGCACCCGTTCTGGATGGGGACGGCGGCGCTCTCGGACGGTGACTTCGTCCACCGGGCCATCGAGGCCTCGGACTGCATCATCAACGTAGGCCATGACGTCATCGAGAAGCCGCCGTTCGTCATGCGCGACAACCGCCGCAAGGTGGTCCACCTGAACTTCTCGTCGGCCGGAGTGGACCCCGTGTACTTCCCGCAGGTGGAGGTGACCGGAGACATCGCCAACGCCGTGTGGCGCATTGCCGAGGGCGTCGGCCCGCGCACTCACTGGGACTTCGCACCCTTCGAGCGCATCCGCTCGGAGCTGTACACCCAGCTCGGGCGCGGTACGGAGGATGAGCGCTTCCCGATTCACCCGGTCCGGCTCGTGTCCGAGGTGCGCCGCGTCATGCCGGAGGATGGGATCGTCTGTCTGGACAACGGCATGTACAAGCTCTGGTTCGCCCGTTACTACCGGTGCCGGAAGCCCAACACGCTGCTGCTCGACAACGCGCTCGCGACGATGGGGGCCGGGCTCCCGTCGGCCATCGCGGCCAAGCTGGTCTACCCGCAGCGCAAGGTGATCGCGGTCTGCGGAGACGGTGGGTTCATGATGAACTCGCAGGAACTCGAGACGGCGGTGCGACTGAAGCTGGACCTGACGGTGATTGTCGTGCGCGACGACGGCTATGGGATGATTCGCTGGAAGCAGTCGGCGATGGGACTGCCGGACTACGGGATGACCTTGGGGAACCCGGACTTCGTCCGCTACGCGGAGGCCTACGGTGCGCGAGGCCACCGCCCCACGAGCGCCTCCGAGTTCGGCTCCATGCTCACGCGCTGCCTGGAGTCGGGAGGCGTGCACGTCATCGATCTGCCCATCGACTACTCGGACAACTCGCGAGCGCTCGGGGCGGGGGATGAGCAGGGCGCCGCGCACTGA
- a CDS encoding ankyrin repeat domain-containing protein: MKTMTQDWQTLATNEDAQALTRVAFEHARAGNTGRLAWLLAAGLPVNLSNERGDTLLMVASYHGHLQTTRILLENEADPDRANCHGRMALAGAAFKGDLAIARLLLDHGARVDGTARDGRTALMYAAMCDQLELLELLVARGSEPALQDATGCTALEHARSTGARRAVEWLEQFPQAHSPLLAV, encoded by the coding sequence ATGAAGACCATGACCCAGGACTGGCAGACGCTGGCGACGAACGAGGACGCGCAGGCCCTGACCCGCGTGGCGTTCGAGCACGCGCGGGCGGGGAACACCGGCCGCCTGGCCTGGCTGCTGGCCGCGGGGCTGCCGGTGAACCTCAGCAACGAGCGAGGAGATACCCTGCTGATGGTGGCGAGCTACCACGGGCACCTGCAGACCACCCGGATCCTGCTGGAGAACGAGGCCGATCCGGACCGCGCCAACTGCCATGGACGGATGGCGCTGGCGGGTGCGGCCTTCAAGGGAGATCTGGCCATCGCTCGGCTCCTGCTGGACCATGGCGCCCGGGTGGACGGCACCGCGCGCGATGGCAGAACGGCCCTCATGTACGCGGCCATGTGCGACCAGCTGGAGCTGCTCGAGCTGCTGGTGGCGCGAGGCTCGGAGCCGGCCCTGCAGGATGCCACGGGATGCACGGCGCTGGAGCATGCCCGCAGCACGGGGGCCCGGCGGGCCGTGGAGTGGCTCGAGCAGTTCCCCCAGGCCCACAGCCCTCTGCTGGCGGTGTAG
- a CDS encoding aldehyde dehydrogenase family protein, with translation MLAERYPYYLANRSRQPNAALAVTNKYSGEVVTHVALADAAAVEEAIAAAVRAAGPMRRMPPYARQAVLEHCVRRFRERAEEFALALCIEAGKPLRDARGEVTRLIETFKAAAEEAVRIEGEVLNLEVSRRTAGYRGFTQRVPVGPCSFITPFNFPLNLVAHKVAPAIAAGCPFVLKPSDRTPVSATLMAEVLAETDLPEGAFSVLTTRLEDIKPFIEDDRLKLLSFTGSEKVGWELKARAGRKKVVLELGGNAACVVDRDQRERLDFVADRIAHGAFFQAGQSCISVQRVLAHEELYEALRERLVARAQSLRAGDPRDEATTLGPMIDEPAARRLEGWIQSAVARGARVLAGGGRRGALLEATVLEGVPADEPLCAEEAFGPVVLLQPFRTFEEALQKVNDGRYGLQAGLFTQDLTRAMQAWDELEVGGVVVGDVPSFRVDTMPYGGVKGSGLGREGVRYAIEDMTELRLLVLRQG, from the coding sequence ATGCTGGCTGAACGCTATCCTTATTACCTGGCCAACCGTTCGCGGCAGCCGAACGCGGCGCTGGCCGTGACGAACAAGTACTCGGGCGAAGTCGTAACGCACGTGGCGCTCGCGGACGCGGCCGCCGTGGAGGAGGCCATTGCTGCGGCAGTGCGCGCGGCGGGCCCGATGCGGCGCATGCCACCGTACGCCCGGCAGGCGGTGCTCGAGCACTGCGTGCGCCGCTTCCGCGAGCGGGCCGAGGAGTTTGCGCTCGCGCTCTGCATCGAGGCGGGCAAGCCCCTGCGCGACGCTCGGGGCGAGGTCACCCGGCTGATCGAGACGTTCAAGGCGGCCGCCGAGGAGGCCGTGCGCATCGAGGGCGAGGTGCTGAACCTGGAGGTGTCGCGGCGCACGGCGGGCTACCGGGGTTTCACCCAGCGCGTGCCCGTGGGGCCGTGCTCGTTCATCACGCCGTTCAACTTCCCGTTGAACCTGGTGGCGCACAAGGTGGCGCCGGCCATCGCAGCGGGCTGCCCGTTCGTCCTCAAGCCGTCCGACCGTACGCCGGTGAGTGCCACGCTCATGGCCGAGGTGCTCGCGGAGACGGACCTCCCCGAGGGAGCCTTCTCGGTTCTCACGACGCGGCTGGAGGACATCAAGCCGTTCATCGAGGATGACCGGCTGAAGCTGCTCTCGTTCACGGGCTCAGAGAAGGTGGGCTGGGAGCTGAAGGCACGCGCGGGACGGAAGAAGGTGGTCCTGGAGCTGGGAGGCAACGCGGCCTGCGTGGTGGACCGCGACCAACGAGAGCGCTTGGACTTCGTTGCGGATCGAATCGCGCATGGCGCCTTCTTCCAAGCGGGACAGAGCTGCATTTCGGTGCAGCGGGTGCTCGCGCACGAGGAACTGTACGAAGCACTGCGCGAGCGGCTCGTGGCGCGGGCTCAATCGCTGCGGGCAGGAGACCCTCGGGACGAGGCCACCACGCTGGGCCCCATGATTGACGAGCCCGCCGCGCGGCGGCTGGAGGGCTGGATCCAGAGCGCAGTGGCGCGGGGGGCGCGCGTGCTGGCGGGAGGAGGGCGGCGAGGCGCACTGCTGGAGGCCACGGTGTTGGAGGGAGTGCCTGCGGACGAGCCGCTGTGCGCGGAGGAGGCGTTCGGTCCCGTCGTGCTGCTCCAGCCCTTCCGGACGTTCGAGGAGGCGCTCCAGAAGGTGAACGACGGGCGCTACGGGCTGCAGGCGGGCCTCTTTACCCAGGACCTCACCCGGGCGATGCAGGCGTGGGACGAGCTGGAGGTGGGAGGCGTCGTCGTGGGGGATGTGCCGAGCTTCCGCGTCGACACGATGCCTTACGGGGGCGTGAAGGGCTCAGGGCTGGGGCGCGAGGGCGTGAGGTACGCCATCGAGGACATGACCGAGCTGCGGCTGCTCGTGCTGCGCCAGGGCTGA
- a CDS encoding DUF5011 domain-containing protein, with amino-acid sequence MLWLCGATTACDPGSEAFREPAPAEQSGMLDEGSGGVVLEPNTIRGQVRFTNQNPAILQLLNTDTNRIGLVTATSTSPTGFTARTELPGQLNLRGFSFEMSVEAGAGGAGGVTYEVLPRFVWNAQYDYRLYTFAQAQGVQVRPRSEQPLPTELDFSECLGAIAFRFGTDATCATAVPVDQVNWNGLQLRRHPSGAYLSYVKGGSSGTASTLTYRLGTSEYTDTRSYLQNMNWSVGCDELVQVCVPDPGVSQRGALTGPWDIVGEPSQTYRQIVLSGGPDNNLRYHLLNFPQDSRAPGSDPSRWWTLPNMVPGSYSSLRGRGYARRGREFSFFETRNASPSSVVAGPAVPLTRQINGETRYPFVMHPAYFHGAIRLADPYVTAHPGAYSSLQALNFEADYDTNQDGIPNNTDFYAVARYSTQLRAEGQSSASAATSFPGAFSPSTGELSSGYEQLLPYIYDEPHPWRQDLLRLGFWTQGYNFVTRPGQYDPARFRYGYLDLKKKQNTPSTPLQPGQRYRVDHEYCFNEVQVEFSTADTPFFNPTAAISGSFRGADWRGLAADYTVTGLASGIPAAVGIPQSEAITYAQTRGSVSFTLPEGIYTLTPGAMLVNSNGSTNQATFQPIQFTLGCGQRMKLVPPLTVLIAPQPTCASGPSQIVTGVVKSRPAEIDRVWYRLNGGPEVTLCENCGIDYPFHIPVQLQACGNTVQVYAFTAGLPEPATGFQQLVWDDPADGPSCGEAACVNRPPVARCINQVVGASSACAGCASVNDGSYDPDGGEVTCVQTPDCPYALGQNRVTLTCTDAHGQSASCQAMVTVQDTTPPEITCAQPPALECSAGGAVASYAPSATDNCGASPSVTCTPTSGSRFAHGTTAVTCTATDAQGNQARCAFPVSVVDTQAPGLACPAAVTAECSSQGAAAVSLPQAVATDSCQLTQQSGGGVASYPLGTTDVTYSARDVGGNTTACTTQVSVVDTQAPTLTLVGEDPLVVGCGRSATAGVVATDVCQGDLTHRVEVVGLNPSVPGTYAVSYRVRDASGNVAQGAPRTVQVVEDSGPLSLSLNGDSELTLECGQDVYVDLGATAADGCGSPLEVHRYNSGQDAYGPGPDTAAEGTYSVQYLAWDSTGLTVGAIRTVHVDDRTPPALMLRGPAHMVHTCGTGWVDPGVEATDACYGNLSATVSRTGDVNGWAEGLYTLRYAVTDSGGNAAAPLTRTVEVVDCPW; translated from the coding sequence ATGCTGTGGCTGTGTGGAGCCACCACGGCGTGTGACCCGGGCTCCGAAGCGTTCCGGGAACCGGCTCCGGCGGAGCAGTCCGGGATGCTGGACGAGGGCTCCGGGGGCGTGGTGCTCGAGCCCAACACCATCCGCGGACAGGTGCGCTTCACCAACCAGAACCCGGCGATCCTCCAGTTGCTCAACACGGACACCAACCGGATCGGGTTGGTGACGGCGACGAGCACCAGTCCCACCGGGTTCACGGCGCGTACGGAGCTGCCGGGCCAGCTCAACCTGCGCGGCTTCAGCTTCGAGATGTCCGTGGAGGCGGGAGCCGGTGGGGCTGGCGGCGTCACCTACGAGGTCCTGCCTCGCTTTGTGTGGAACGCGCAATACGACTACCGCCTCTATACCTTCGCTCAGGCCCAGGGCGTCCAGGTGCGGCCTCGGAGCGAGCAGCCGCTGCCCACCGAGCTGGACTTCTCGGAGTGCCTGGGGGCCATCGCATTCCGATTCGGAACGGACGCGACGTGCGCCACGGCTGTGCCCGTGGATCAGGTCAATTGGAACGGGCTGCAGCTGCGCCGCCATCCCAGCGGGGCCTATCTCTCCTACGTGAAGGGAGGCTCGAGCGGCACGGCCTCCACGCTCACCTACCGGCTGGGAACGAGCGAATACACGGACACGCGCTCCTATCTCCAAAACATGAATTGGAGCGTCGGCTGTGACGAGCTCGTCCAGGTGTGCGTGCCGGATCCGGGCGTCTCACAGCGCGGGGCCCTGACCGGCCCCTGGGACATCGTGGGCGAGCCGTCCCAGACATACCGGCAGATCGTCCTCTCCGGCGGACCTGACAACAACTTGCGCTACCACCTCCTGAACTTCCCTCAGGACTCGCGAGCCCCCGGCTCGGATCCCAGCCGCTGGTGGACACTGCCGAACATGGTTCCCGGCAGCTACAGCTCCTTGCGCGGCAGGGGCTACGCGCGCCGGGGGCGTGAGTTCAGCTTCTTCGAGACGCGCAACGCGAGCCCCTCCAGCGTCGTGGCGGGACCCGCCGTGCCGCTGACCCGGCAGATCAACGGTGAGACGCGCTACCCGTTCGTCATGCACCCGGCGTACTTCCATGGCGCCATCCGGTTGGCGGACCCTTACGTCACCGCGCATCCGGGGGCCTACAGCTCGCTCCAGGCCCTCAACTTCGAGGCGGATTACGACACGAATCAAGACGGGATTCCCAACAACACCGACTTCTACGCCGTGGCTCGGTACAGCACGCAGCTGCGGGCCGAGGGGCAATCCTCCGCCAGCGCGGCGACCTCGTTCCCTGGAGCCTTCTCTCCCTCGACGGGAGAGCTGTCCTCCGGCTACGAGCAGCTCCTGCCCTATATCTACGATGAGCCTCACCCCTGGCGGCAGGATCTGCTGAGGCTGGGCTTCTGGACCCAGGGCTACAACTTCGTCACCCGTCCCGGGCAGTACGATCCGGCGCGCTTCCGCTACGGGTACCTCGATCTGAAGAAGAAGCAGAACACCCCGAGCACGCCGCTGCAGCCGGGGCAGCGCTACCGCGTGGACCACGAGTACTGCTTCAACGAGGTGCAGGTCGAGTTCTCCACGGCAGACACGCCCTTCTTCAACCCGACAGCGGCCATCTCCGGCAGCTTCCGGGGGGCAGACTGGCGGGGGCTCGCCGCGGACTACACCGTCACGGGACTGGCCTCGGGCATCCCCGCGGCCGTGGGGATTCCGCAGAGCGAGGCCATCACCTACGCGCAGACGCGGGGCTCGGTGAGCTTCACCTTGCCCGAGGGCATTTATACGCTCACGCCCGGCGCCATGCTGGTCAACAGCAACGGCAGCACCAACCAGGCCACCTTCCAGCCCATCCAGTTCACGCTTGGCTGCGGCCAGCGCATGAAGCTGGTGCCTCCCCTGACAGTGCTCATCGCGCCCCAGCCGACGTGTGCTTCCGGTCCCTCGCAGATCGTGACGGGCGTGGTGAAGAGCCGTCCGGCCGAGATCGACCGCGTGTGGTACCGGCTCAACGGCGGGCCCGAAGTGACGCTGTGCGAGAACTGTGGCATCGACTACCCCTTCCACATTCCGGTGCAGCTCCAGGCCTGCGGCAACACCGTGCAGGTGTATGCCTTCACCGCGGGGCTGCCCGAGCCCGCCACGGGCTTCCAGCAGCTCGTCTGGGATGATCCGGCAGATGGTCCCTCGTGCGGCGAGGCGGCCTGCGTCAACCGTCCGCCCGTGGCCCGGTGCATTAACCAGGTAGTGGGAGCGAGCAGTGCGTGCGCTGGGTGCGCGTCCGTGAATGACGGCTCGTATGATCCGGACGGCGGCGAAGTCACCTGCGTGCAGACGCCGGACTGCCCGTATGCCCTGGGCCAGAACCGGGTGACGTTGACGTGCACGGATGCGCATGGCCAGAGCGCCTCGTGCCAGGCCATGGTGACCGTGCAGGACACGACGCCTCCCGAGATCACGTGCGCGCAGCCTCCTGCGCTCGAGTGCTCCGCGGGCGGGGCTGTGGCCAGCTATGCGCCCAGCGCCACCGACAACTGTGGGGCGAGCCCCAGTGTCACCTGCACCCCCACCTCGGGCAGCCGCTTCGCGCACGGGACGACGGCGGTGACGTGCACGGCGACGGATGCCCAGGGCAACCAGGCCCGTTGCGCGTTCCCAGTGAGCGTGGTGGATACGCAAGCACCTGGTCTCGCATGCCCGGCTGCGGTGACAGCCGAGTGCTCCAGCCAGGGCGCCGCGGCCGTCTCTCTGCCCCAAGCGGTGGCAACCGACAGCTGCCAGCTGACCCAGCAGTCCGGTGGTGGAGTGGCCAGCTATCCTCTCGGGACGACGGACGTGACGTACTCGGCCAGGGATGTGGGCGGCAACACCACGGCCTGCACCACGCAGGTCTCGGTGGTGGATACCCAGGCGCCCACCCTCACCCTCGTGGGGGAGGATCCGCTGGTGGTGGGCTGTGGCCGCTCGGCAACTGCCGGTGTGGTGGCCACGGACGTGTGCCAGGGAGATCTCACCCACCGGGTGGAGGTGGTGGGCCTGAACCCGAGCGTCCCTGGCACCTACGCAGTGAGCTACCGGGTGCGCGATGCCTCGGGCAACGTGGCTCAGGGCGCACCCCGCACGGTGCAGGTGGTGGAGGACTCGGGTCCGCTCTCCTTGAGTCTCAACGGCGACAGTGAGCTGACGCTTGAGTGCGGGCAGGACGTGTATGTCGACCTGGGCGCGACCGCCGCGGACGGATGCGGGAGCCCACTGGAGGTTCACCGCTACAACTCCGGCCAAGATGCTTACGGGCCGGGACCGGACACCGCGGCCGAGGGCACCTACTCCGTGCAGTACTTGGCGTGGGACTCCACCGGGCTCACGGTGGGAGCCATCCGCACGGTGCACGTGGATGACCGGACGCCACCGGCGCTCATGCTCCGCGGACCGGCGCACATGGTGCACACGTGCGGCACCGGGTGGGTCGATCCAGGAGTGGAGGCCACGGACGCGTGTTACGGGAACTTGAGCGCTACCGTCTCCCGCACCGGCGATGTGAACGGCTGGGCTGAGGGCCTGTACACCCTGCGTTATGCCGTCACGGACAGTGGAGGCAATGCCGCCGCGCCCCTCACCCGCACCGTGGAAGTGGTGGACTGCCCCTGGTAG